A portion of the Tindallia magadiensis genome contains these proteins:
- the cobD gene encoding threonine-phosphate decarboxylase CobD → MEHGGNVLKIGKEIGVGPHEIVDFSANINPFQIPDELMQVITQAQKNVSIYPDPEYYELRKALANYSSTEIERIVPGNGAAQIIHDVIKLINPEKTMLPVPTFSEYEAALKVTGSNVVHFKMEITNNFELNVGELIKHIDESFDLLVLCNPNNPTGNLIMKKEMEQILEKCQKVGCKVIVDEAFIEFVAASERFTMASEAERWNNLIVIRAFTKIFAIPGIRLGYGVHGCLALSNNHRKYAVPWSVNVFAESLKDYINSVEASVYIKKISETIKLEKEIMEERIKKMEAFTVFPSHANFLLIRLIDHEKYNVERVCSWLLKRRILIRNCNNFNGMPSRFFRVAVKKKEENDQLIDSLLYINNSILNNKQC, encoded by the coding sequence TTAGTGCTAATATTAATCCTTTTCAAATTCCGGATGAATTAATGCAAGTAATAACGCAGGCTCAAAAGAATGTATCCATATACCCTGATCCTGAGTATTATGAGCTTAGAAAAGCATTAGCTAATTATTCTTCAACAGAAATAGAACGAATTGTGCCTGGGAATGGAGCGGCTCAAATTATTCATGATGTGATCAAGTTAATAAACCCTGAAAAAACAATGTTACCTGTACCTACATTTAGTGAATATGAAGCTGCTTTAAAGGTAACGGGCAGTAACGTGGTCCATTTTAAGATGGAAATTACGAATAACTTTGAACTGAATGTTGGAGAGTTGATTAAACATATTGATGAATCCTTCGACTTGTTGGTATTATGTAATCCCAACAATCCTACAGGAAACCTTATAATGAAAAAAGAAATGGAGCAAATTTTAGAAAAATGTCAAAAGGTAGGCTGTAAAGTTATTGTAGATGAGGCGTTTATTGAATTCGTTGCTGCCAGTGAAAGGTTTACCATGGCTTCTGAAGCAGAGCGATGGAATAATTTGATCGTAATAAGAGCTTTTACGAAAATTTTTGCTATTCCAGGTATTAGGTTAGGCTATGGGGTTCATGGCTGTCTGGCATTATCAAACAATCATAGAAAATATGCTGTTCCATGGAGTGTCAATGTATTTGCGGAATCTCTAAAGGACTATATTAATTCAGTAGAGGCTTCGGTGTATATAAAGAAGATAAGCGAAACAATAAAGCTTGAAAAGGAGATAATGGAAGAGAGAATAAAAAAGATGGAAGCTTTTACTGTTTTTCCATCACACGCAAATTTTCTGTTGATTCGTTTGATTGATCATGAGAAATACAATGTAGAAAGAGTGTGTTCTTGGTTATTGAAAAGACGGATACTCATCCGAAATTGTAATAACTTTAATGGAATGCCTAGTCGGTTTTTTAGAGTTGCCGTAAAAAAGAAAGAAGAGAATGATCAGCTAATAGATTCTCTTCTTTACATTAACAACTCTATTCTAAACAATAAACAATGCT